The Arachis hypogaea cultivar Tifrunner unplaced genomic scaffold, arahy.Tifrunner.gnm2.J5K5 arahy.Tifrunner.gnm2.scaffold_22, whole genome shotgun sequence genomic sequence TGTGCTCTATCAGGCTTACCAGAAACTATTGGAATAGATCCACACTTAATCTTATATATAGCATCTTATCTTCGGGGTTGTTTTGATCGGAATTAGCACTCTGCTTTGTCGGTGAGGAGAAAGACTTTGTTTAGGACTTTGTTCTTGATCTGGGATCGGGGAAAACGTTTACCTTTTTTTTAGTAGCTCTCTTTCTGAACCAATAGATCCCGTACAAAAAGCATCTCCATCCGAAGTGTGTCTGTCATCCCGAGCGTTGTTTGGGCAGTTCATACGAGAAGGATGGAGTCCAGAACCTGGCATTTGAGGACCCAGTTGGAGTACCGAGGGGACGAGAGCCTTGAAAGCCCCTTTTAGCTTAACCCTTACTACAATCGAGACTAGGAAGTTAGATCCTGCCCTCCGCTCGAAGAGCGACAAGCTGTAATGTCAGCTTTGGCTTTCCTTTACCTTTAAGGCGGCGAAAAGAGTAGCTGAAGCTTTAAGAAAGAAAGGGTGCTTTCAAAAGAACCCCTCGTGAGTGAGTGATTCCAGATAGATTGAAGACGATTTCTGGCATCCTTTACTTTCTTTAGTACTTTCCCCTGGCCTGGATAGATAGAGTTGAAATGTGAGTGACTGGCACCAACCACTAGTTGATTAGAAATGTCAACCCGGAGTGACACTCCAAGATCAAGAATGTTAATCGAAATGACTGGCTTCAACACTTTCTTTTCGTCTTTTCGAAGGCTATCTTGCCTCTTTCCGAGAATGAATGACACTAATCAGAAGTGAATCCCACCTATATGCTTTCGTGCTTTAGCTTCCCACCTGATTGATTTGCTAACCGATTTGCCTAAATGCAGCTCGATCCGGCTTCAGTCCTTTGTTTTGGCACAGCACAGGTTTGTGAAAGCTGTTCATCTGCCCTTGTTCCTCCAGCTTTCCTTGAGTAGTAGAGTAGGATTGGTGACGTTTACTATAGGAATCCAATGCGATGAAAAGACTAGCTTTGTTACCGATCCATGACCGGATGTTCGTCTTTCCTGCTCGACTTGGTGACTAAGACTGAGACTGTCAATCTATAAGCGGAAGGAAGAAGGTGCAGCCTAGTCTCTGTCCGTGGTTGAGGGATTGACTATTTGATTTCGTTCGAAAAAAGAGCAATTTGCTATTCCCTAACCTAAAGACTAGTTGCCTTTCAGGGCAATCTCGAATCGGCTCTCATTCCTGCTTGAATGAAAAGGCCAATCAATCTTATGAGAGAGCCCTGCCCCCGGCCGTAAAGCTAAGACTCCCTTTCGGGTGCTGCCGGTCTGGATTGATGCCTTTCCTTCTTTCCAGGATTAAGGATCTCCCAAAAGAATGACCTCAGGAACTGTCAATGGGAAATCCCGCCATGCCATCGAGGGGCTAGTGTGACCATCCATAGCATACGACGGGCGAGAGGGGTACGTGGTGGCTCAGTGTGTCTACCAGTTTCAGGTGAGGCTATTCGGAGATCCAGGGCGAGTCCCGAAGGTCTGCATGAGGCTGAGCTAAGAAGCTGGCTAAATCTATCATGGGGATGCCCGATTTGCGATTGAGCTAGCCGATAAGTAGGATTTCTCCGGTCTGGCATGAGCCACTCCATTCCTACTTCCACTCAAGAAAAAATAGAAGATTCTCGTGCCCTACCTCCAGAGTGGGATATGGAGGAGTGCGTACGGTGATTTCGGACCTTTGGGGGCCGAGAGGGGTTCATGCATCGGCATTACGTAGGATTTTTTTCAATGGATGGATCAACTGCCTATGCTACTGGATTTGCTATTGATGCAGGGTGCACTTTTTCTCTTAATCTATTGCATAATCAAAAACTGATTCGACTAATGAATCAACTACTGAACCAATAGAAGATCATCTCTACCACGAGCATCGGGCTATCGATCACGCTCATCAGGCTCATAATCTTCATCCCGAGCATCTGAGTCAACAGAACTGGAGCATCTTCAGCAGGCTAAATCGCTTAATCTGGACCTTACACTACGATGACTTATACTTATCTTGCTACTCGTGCTGGTGAATCCTGCCGCCGCCTAAGAACGTTAGAGTAAGGGGAGGAGTACAAGCATCTTGAACTCTTACCTACACTATATAAGAAAAAAACATTCCAAAAGGGAATTCCCTGGCGTTCATTCAAGCTCCTATTTCGAAGTAAGCCTATTCTCAAGAGCACTTGGTGTGGTCTGATTGGTATCTTTTTTGTTCTACATGAAGGTACTCGAAGTCTGCATGTGGCTTAGCTTAGCAGGCTCAGCAGCAGTAACAATCTAGGCGGCTACCCTGTCTCATATGGGTTGAGAATCTTCTCCCCTTCTTCTGAACAGAAGGCATTTAAGCATTACGACTGAATGAATCAGAGTTTTGTCATCAGGAGGAACAATGCCGCGGTCAATAGTGAGACCCGCACCTTTTGGGTTATTTCGTCGATGCGTTATCCTCTCTTTTCCTTCAATAGGTATGTTCTCTCCTTTCTTTATTAAGATCGACCCTTAAGTCGTGCTACCTGATTCCTCACTTTATGGACCGGAATAGAGCTCTTCATTTAGCACAACCCTCTCACTCCTAGGCGTCAGTCCATGCGAGAACTCCATGCGTACGTACTACACCTACCGTGCTTCAAGTACAAGTTATATATATGCGTACGTACTACACCTACCCTACTTCTCGTACAAGTTATATATAAAGGGCCCGTACCGTGACTTAGAGTTCATAGTGCTGGTAAAAAGAAAGATAGAGGCTTTAAAGTGAAGGAGAAGCGAGAAGGTAGTACATAGTAACAAGGCTCTTTAAGCCTGGAAAGCCAAGCCGAACTTCTCTTTGTCATCGTACCCCAAGCAGCTGTTAACGCATGCTGAAgcaaagttaaaataaaataaaccgaaCAACCAACACCCGAGCGCCACTGCTAGGCTCATTCAATCGGGCGCCCCTTAGCCTATTCCTTAAGAACGAACGGGAGCCTAGCTCTCCTAATCAAAGCCGAACCAGCTCCGCACTGCTAACCATTCGCAACCATACATAGCCGAACGAGAACCAGGAAAAAACCTCAACTCAATTAAAGCAAAGACTATTAAGTCTATCTATGTATTAAATACAAAATGTCTTATCTCTCCTCTTTCTATCCCCTATCCAAGAACTCTGAAACTCCTCAATCAACTACCAGACAAGCAATGATTCCTCCTTCTTACTTACCACTTATTCTCCGTACATAGGCGATGCAGAGTATACGTTGTATCATCTCTTAATGGAATGCTCACCATCAGCTAATGTTTAATGTTCCACCACCTAACAACCCTTTCCTTTAGCAGCAGCGGAGGGCGTTTTCTAAGAAGGCAGGTCGATCACAAGAAGGTCATAGCTCAACGAAGAAGTAGCTCCTTGGGTCACGAACTCCTGATAGCAGCAGAAAACACATTCTAGTTTTTGGCTCGCAATAAAGCTAGGGTCCTGATCGAGCAACTAGGAATCCTATCTATCCACCTCTCCAGACACAATATCTTGAGTACCTATGATGGTGACCACATCTGCTGGCATGTGATGTTTGGACATAGAATCGAGTCCTTGTGAATGGGCAGAGCCGGGTGCTCTTATTTTACGACGGTAGGGACGATTGCTTCCATTACTGACAAGAAAGACACCAAATTCTCCTTTAGGTGCTTCAACTGCGGTATAGGTGGAAGGAGCTGGTACGGAAAAACCTTCTGTATAAAGTTCGAAATGGTGAATTGAGGTAGAGTAGACCGATGATCCTGTAGTCATTTTGCCGGCTATTGAAAGAAAAAGCTTGCATCTGTTCTCCCTATTATATTAGAAAACAGGTCCGATCTCTCTCCAAACCTAACGTGATAGTTTCCCATCATAGGGCTTTCTATCTATAGATTGAGCTATTACCAAGGAGCTAATTCGTTCAGAACTCAGTTGACTGCTTCTATAGATAAGGCGGAGCGTCCTTGGCTCAGCATTATAGCACATAGGGCTTCGGCGCTACTACAGCGCTTCGCTAACCCGAAGCGCCTCGCTATGAGAATCCAGCTTCGCTAACGCCCGGCTAAGTCTTGAACCTTCGCGCTGACCGTTCGCTTTCTCAGTAGCAAAAGCGCTTCTCTTTGCCCCTTAAGTAGAAGGACAAGAAAGATCTTTTTTGTTTAATTGATCCCGCTTCCTCGCATCTGCGCTCGTCAAGCCAACTTTGCTTTTTGGGAGGTGAAACTGCGGTTGAAGCGGACATTTCGAAATGACAGCATCGAAGATTGAAAATAGATAGAAAACATATTATTTTTTCGCGGTTATCCCGGACTGCGTTCCGGAAAAAGTGGCCTACTAGAAATGAAAGAAAGGGCGAGCACTCTTGTGTTTCAACCCCACTATCACTATACTATTCATAGTTGTGGGGCACTGTGTACTTACAGCCTCTACGATAAGCAAGTGAATGGGGCCGGGCATCCAATCAAGTACATGGCGTGGCGAACGGAACGGTTCATCAAGCCATTTCTCGCCTCAACCCCCTAAATAGGAAGAGGTTTACTTTACTAATAGGGGTTAATTGCTTCGCACCTGCCCCGAACCCTCACAAGGATAGCCCTCTCGATACCTTATTGGAGCTTTGTAACTAGTGGCCGCTTTCCCGTCGCTAGAGCGTTTTCCCAGTGCGCGGAGCCCCAACGAGGAAGGTTTTAGTGGTTTATCATTGGGTCAATAATGCTAATCCCTCTTTTTGTGCTACTCCTAGGGCGGTAAGAAGATAAGAAAACGCGAAGCGTTCTATTGGTTTCCCAACTTGTTGCTTCTAAAGGCTGCCCTCTCTCGGCTGGATGTGGGTCCAGCCTACTACGAGGATCCCGTATCCAGCAACCCAatctaaaaaagggaaaaagaaaggccTTGTCTAGGTTGGAGCTATGAAGCTTACCTTCATATTATGAAAAGGCCTTTCCTTCCCTTCATTCTATAGGGCTAGTGCCTGTGCTATGAAGCCGCTCGACCTACAACGTAAAGGAAGGGGTGATGTTAGAGTAAGGGGAAAGGGCCAGCTGGTGCGCGTTAGCGCACTTccgttttcccttttttttactagTGGGGGTCCCGTGGTTCCTATGCCGCCGCGTTTCCCGGTCCCTTTCTTTTAGTGCTTCGACCCGAAGCGATAGCTTCTAGCTAGTTCAGTGGATAAGATGGCTGTGCTCCAGCTCACTCAAGAATGGGACGGCAGTGGTCCGCCGGCAAGCTCGTTCTGATCTTGGACGCAGTACATTGGAATCCTGAAGCACCACCACGAACGCTACCGCGCGTTCGCCTGCGGTGCGGTAAGGCACCACCCTGTTGTGCCAGCAGCCAACTCCGGCGTGTCACTTAGTTATCCTCATCAAGCCACTTACTTGATGTCTAGCTTGCCAACTGGTAGACGGTTCCTTTTCCCCCAGATCAATGAAGAAGGGAGAAGTCAGTAGATTCTTCCGAAGAACCGGAAGCGAAGCGCTATGCCGGGGCGGGGGGACGGGAAAAGAAACGGCTCCGAAGAAAGAAATTGGGGTTCCCAATGCTTCTCCACGCCCAACGAGATGCGCCAACCTCGGGATGCTTTACTCCTAACCCCACAAGGTTCCGAGACGGAGCTTAACCTGAGTCTCGGTTAAGAACGGCGATGATCTACGTTTCACACGGCGCACGATTCCATGGATAGTTTCATTCGGCATCGTGATGGAGGACATAACTTACGATCATCGGCTTTGATCATGCCACTGGGCATTTGATTAGGACATTGCACAATGATCCGCAGACTTTGTCGCATCTCTTCAATACGGATACAGTAACGATCATAGCGATCTCCTCTGGTACCTACTGGTACGTCAGGATCCGATTGGTCATGAACATCGTAAGGTGCTGCTCTTCGCGAATCCCAGCATACCCCTGGTTGGGATGGGTAGGCCCACCACTTCACTTTCACTTAGGCCTGGGCCAAGTCAGTGGGGGACCCTGTATTCAGACGGGCTCCTCCCccccaaaaaaaacaaaaactgtaCGTGATAGTTTCCCTTCATACGGCTCGAATCATTCTCAGATGCTATCGGGGCATCCTTTCCTTGTTTGTTGGGTTGGTTCACGCGCGCGCAAACGAGCACTGGTCACAACTGCAGGGAACTATGACCAATAGAGTCAGACACTTAGCTACATCCGCACGCAAAAGGAATTTTGTTCTGGTTGAGGCTTTCTTTCCTTTATTAGTAAAGGGGGCGCGGGACGTTCGCGGAGTCCGTACCACCACAGGAGTGGTCGTTCTTGGGCGGATCCCGCTCCTAAACATAAGGGATAGGGGAAGGTGGCCGGGCCTATCATATCAAAAGGGTTGTAAAAAGAGAACCCGGCCACCTATTTCATTCGACGTTCCGCCCGCCCGATTCGCAGGATTGGACTGCTTTTTGATAACAAGAAGGCGGCGAGCTGATCTGCTTTGATCAAGGAAAAAGCCCAGTCAGCCACCAACTCGGTGCAGGTCACGTGACCTACAGCTCGGCCTTCGCTTTTTGAGACTTCCTCTTCCCACATCTCTATGTGCCCGCAGCACTTCCATATGGAGAAAGATAGGCTTACCATGTTCCATCAATAGCACCTAACCTATGCCGATTTTTGCGGACTGTGCTCCACCCCGGTGAACTCATGCGGTTCCGACGTGCCCAGAGGCCAGAGGCGAATCCGTTCACGGTCCGTAGGACCAACACCATTCGAAGGTGGGTGGCCCGCCCCGCCTAGAACAGTCATGTTTGACTGGGCTTACACACATTCGCTCACTTACGCTGTCCCCCCTCAGCTCACCCTAGCCCCGGGCCTTTTGCTCTTCTAACGTAAGCTCCAAGGCTTCACACCAAGTCTTCGCTGACAGAATATGCATGCTTAAGTAGGGTCAGGCAGAACCGTTGTTGCCTGATGGGAACTCCCCCCATATTGCTATCAATGTCTTCATGTCGCACGACCTCTTAACATTACACCACTGAATCCCCAATCCTTTGCTTGCTGTGCAGTGACAGTACCAATATCCACTAATCGTTGTTTCCAGATACGGTTGCCGGTTGACATCTCTTCTAATTCGTCGATACGAGAAGCAAATTGTTGTGTGAAGGAATCAATATCTCGACATAAGCCAAGAGGCAGATCTTGTGCCACTCCACCTGGTCGTATGAAACTGGCATGCATCCTGGCTCCCGAGACTCTTTCATAGAATTCCAACAATTTCTCCCGCTCCTCAAAAGCCCACAGGAACGGAGTTGATGCTCCCACATCCATAGCATGAGTAGTTAAAGCAAGTGAATGATTTGAAATTCGAGTTATTTCACGGAATAACACTCGTATATATTGAGCTCGTAATGGTACCTCGCAATTCAAAAGTCTCTCTACGGCTGAAGAATGAGCGTGTTCTTGGGCCATCGTAGAAACATAGATAGGGTCGACGACGGAACGAAGAACTCACCCTAGATACAGCTTTTTCGTACACGTTCACTTGCATCACATACACAAGTGCTCTCTGAACCGTGCAATAAGGTCACCCATAACACGGCTCTCCCACTTGAGTTACCTTAGCCCCAGGCAGGCCATGCTATTCAATGATATTGGAAAAATGGCAGCGTAACAACTAGTATTGAAAGCTGGTCGCCTTTTTAGGGAGGGAAAGCCTTTCAATAGGAGCCCCCCTCTTTGCGACCTCATCACTTCAAAGCGCAAACCAATTTCTTTCTTAGTCACCGGGCGAAGCGCACCTCTGGTACTTTGCTTATAGCTTTTTTAGGTTATGCAATAGACGGGAGGCTTAGCTCTGGATCCCCCCTCCCTGCTTGCAGAAATGAATGGATCAGAAGGGGGCTGGGTTCTATTTCCGGGCCGGGCGGGAGGTGAAGGCCATAAGATTGCCCTCCCGGTAAGGAAGAGAGGAAAAGGGTGCTGTCATCTATCTCGACCTGTTTCCCGAGGCGTAGAAAATCCAGACCGGCTCAGAGAATCACTGGCGCTATTTAGCCCTTCGTTTGCCATTCGAAGGACTACCTCTGCCTTCCCTTTTTGTAACATAACCAGGCGCCCCCCTTTTCAATCACTAAGAAAAAAAAGACCAATCAAAGCCCTATCTAAGTAAAGCTTCGTCTGTTATTTTTCCGGCCCCAGGGGAGTTTACTCAACCCATTCCCCAGTCTTCCGCACTGCTCAAGTAAGTGTGCGTGTGCGACTCCGTATGAGGACCTCCTTCCCTTCTGCCCACTCTCCGTTCACACGGTTCTCAAAGCAGAGGAGGCTGGTTGGGCAGCTGGTACCACGAGCCCTCTGTCCCACACATCTATCCAGAAGCAAGTGTAGTTCACCGGTTCCACCGAATGCTCCTATCTCTCGGCAAAGATCGTGTGAGTGTGCAGTTATGCTTCGGATGCTTCGCCATAGAATAGATCGACCCAGTTCCCGTTCTTTTCCGGTGCACTCGCTTTATATCTCCGACACACTAGGCTAGGAAGGACGCGGTGGGAAGGAAGCAGCCCTAGCCTCTGTCCGGCCGATCATTCCGCTGGCATCTTGCATTCACGCCTCCGTTTGACTGCCACTCGGGGATGGAGTTGTAGATACGTTAGTCTTAGCGGATCGTTGGCTCCGCCTGTTATCTCCTTCTACGACATGCTGTTGTCGTCGCCATATTCCTTATGTAACTAAGTCATCTCTGCCTCGCTGCGGGTCAGCACTCCGAAAGAAACGGAGGACTTCATTCAGTGAGTCCGCGATCGCCCTCTAAACGATCAGAATAAGGTAAAGCTTGAAGATAAGTTTTGTACTCTATTAATTTCTCAGTCCCTCTAGTCGGGTGGGCGCCGGCCGGTCTTTCGACCAGATCCCCCTAAAAACCGTACGTGCGGGTCTCCCCGCATGCGGCTCACGCCATTCGAGGTGGCCCGGCCCAGCATTCATTCGCAAATCCTGTAGTGAAATTGAGACTGCTCGACCTCGGAAGCTAATTCGCGTGTAGGCAGCGCTGTCTGTCGTACCGTTGACTCTATCTATTCATTGAattcactttcatttttttttttataggctCGCTCCCTCTTTTTCCAAGAATTAATGCACTTCCCTTCGGAGGGCCTTCTCTAATCTAATAGGGGAAAATCCTTCCATTTCCGTCAAATGACCCGGCCCCCAGGCTCTTCCACCGTCCGGGCTCCCTTTCCTACCTATGCTATGCTCCCCCGGCACAGGCCTACCACGCTTCGCGCCTGCGGCGTTTTCGCCGGACGGTCTTTGCCAGTAGTGCCATCCTCCCCGCTGGCTGTATGGGCGGGTTTTCCCTCGCTGCTGCGTTCTGTTAGGCTATGGATTACAGGAACAAATGTAGTTGAATGAGACAGCAGGCGGGTTACACGTTCCGCTGTGCCGAGATGTGAGGTGCAGGTGGTGATGATCACCCCGGGGTATGCGCTAGCGCCCTTGACAGGCACTCCAGGACCCGCCAACGCTCATGAAAACCCGGGTCGGCCATTTGTCTAAGGGCCTCCATTCATCTGACCGGAGGTGTGGATAACGAGGCCACCTTCACAACCCTCTCCCTTCTGTCCTTATGTTGTAGTAAGGTAGGGCGGTTCGCTTGAGTTGCTCAACCGCCCTTAGCCCGGTGCTCATGACGCGCTACGGGACCTTCACCGTGCCGGGGGACCAAGCAGGGCATAGCTAGCGGCATAGGAGCCGACTCGGCGTCAGCGGCTTCGTGCCGCACTGGAGTAATCCAATATGCGGTTCCGCACGTTCCACCACTTCTCCGTTCATTTCCAATACTGATCGTGAAACACCATGAGCAGCTGGATGTTGAGGTCCGAAATTCGAAGTGAAATTTTGGAATTGCCCGTTCCTAGTCGTCATGggaaaaaaggaagaaataagaaagagattATTCCCTAAGAG encodes the following:
- the LOC114926182 gene encoding NADH dehydrogenase [ubiquinone] iron-sulfur protein 2, with amino-acid sequence MAQEHAHSSAVERLLNCEVPLRAQYIRVLFREITRISNHSLALTTHAMDVGASTPFLWAFEEREKLLEFYERVSGARMHASFIRPGGVAQDLPLGLCRDIDSFTQQFASRIDELEEMSTGNRIWKQRLVDIGTVTAQQAKDWGFSGVMLRGRATLKVKWWAYPSQPGVCWDSRRAAPYDVHDQSDPDVPVGTRGDRYDRYCIRIEEMRQSLRIIVQCPNQMPSGMIKADDRKLCPPSRCRMKLSMESCIHHFELYTEGFSVPAPSTYTAVEAPKGEFGVFLVSNGSNRPYRRKIRAPGSAHSQGLDSMSKHHMPADVVTIIGTQDIVSGEVDR